GACACTgaacccaattctcttgggtcctctgcaggacccattagccttgggCCCTGATGGgagacccaagagaattgggtccggACGCAAGACCCATTACCCTTAGGCCTAACGCGGGACCCAAGCGAATTGGGTCCTAACGCAAGACTTAAGAGAATTGGGTCCGGATGATGGACCCATTACCCTTGGGTCCTTCGCTGGACCCAAGAGAATTAGATCCTGACGCACCCATGAGAATTGGGTCCCCCGCAGGGCCCATTAACCTCGGGTCCTGGCGCAAGACTCATTacccataataataatatttttaatattaatactattaattataataaaaataaaaatatttgtaacacaaataatactatttttaatattaatacttttaattataataaaaataataatatttgtaacacaaataataatatttagaaactcAAGACTCTAGAACCTTGGGTTCTGACGctggacccaagagaattgggtcctgaCACAAGACCCATTacccataataataatatttttaatattaatactattaattataataataataataataataataataatatttgtaacataataatatttgtaacacaaataatactatttttaatattaatacttataattataatgaaaataataatatttataacacaaataataatatttagaaactcAAGACTCTAGAACCTTGGGTCATGACACAAGACCCATTacccataataataataattttaatattaatactattaattataataaaaataataataataataatatttgtaacataataatatttgtaacacaaataatactatttttaatattaatacttttaattataatgaaaataataatatttataacacaaataataatatttagaaactcAAGACTCTAGAACCTTGGATCCTGACTTCGGACCCATGAGAATTGGGTCCTCCGCATGACCCATTAGCCTTAGGTCCTAACATAGGATCCATTACTCTTGAGCCGATGCGGGACCCAAGAGAATTAGGTTCTCTGCAggacccattagccttgggtCCTGACGCAGGACACATCAACCTTGGGTCCTAACATCGAACCCAAGAGAATTGAGTCTTGATGCGGGATCCATAGTGGAGCGAGTCTGCAAACCCAAGGCGTGCTGGTCTGCACCATATGCGCTGGTCTCTAAACCTAGGCGCACGATTCTGCATACCCCAACAAGCGGGTCTACAGACCCAAGCACGCGGTTATGTAGACTCGATGGCCTAGGTCTGCAGCCAGGCGCACGGGTCTAGCCCTAGCACCCAGGGCATACAGCCCCAGCGCTGGGTGTCTGCAGCCTGGGGCAAAACCCCACCTCCATGCAGCCTTTAGAACTCTATGTGGCAGGGCATGGTAGCCCCACCATGCCCCATCAAAATTTACACTGACCGTTTTCTCTCAGACCATCCCTTCAATGTTAAATGCATCCTAATAAAAAGACAACTCCATCCTCCCCTTGCAGTCTTTGCAACTCTCTATGGTAAGGGCAGCTATGTTACTACACTGCTTCAATCCACAGTGTCATGAATCTTGATGAATAAGACTTTTGCTAACACTGTTTCAATCCATAATGTAACAAGTCTTGATAAAAAGGATttttcccacatgatttagttttatgtaTAATTTATCCCTCAGGAGCATTGTAGTCTTTTCATatcaattctttcttctttatattaaaatattacaataCGCTACGTGTTAGAATCCAAGctcataaatttgaaaattttaatggaACTTTGCATACAGATTGAATAATGGATATTTCCAgacttcctcttttttttcccagacACAGTGtaacaatatttttgttttctttgcagACAACtgttaaatatgaatttatcaGGAACTTTATCACCATCGCTTGGCCTCTTGTCTTACATGGAAATTTTGTAAGGCTCATGTCCTCTCCTCCGAAACAAATCTCTCTGTTAGAATGGCTATCTCTTGACAATTTATCTGCTTGACTGACATGTGTTCTCTATTGATCTTATCAAAGGGATTTTATGTGGAACAGCATTACTGGAAGCATACCGCCGGAGATAGGCAATATTAAATCTTTGGAGCTCTTGTAAGTTGGAACTTCTTTTTAGCTTAATAGCTTAGACTGTAACAGTTTCAACACTGTTACAGTgtgaaaacaacaaatcaaggcATTTTAAAGTCTCTGAGTTCTAATTGTTTAGGTTATTTCTCATGAACTGATTTATTTAGTGCTGAATGTTGACACCAAAGTCAATGTGAATACAGTTTATTTTGTTACTATTGCTGAACTACACTCTACTGTTGTTTTCTCATTCTATGTTTGATGGAGGATTTATTTTTCCAGGCTCCTGAATGGAAATCAATTAACCGGTCCCTTACCGGAAGAGCTTGGCTATCTTCCAAAATTGGACAGAATACAGATAGACCAGAATCATATATCAGGACCAATACCTAAATCATTTGCGTACTTGAACAGCACAAAGCACTTGTGAGGATTACTCTGATGCTATACTCTCTATAACTAGTGCTATACTTAACTAGTTCATACTTCATGGTACATATATCATTTTCCCTTGTGGACAGTCACATGAACAACAATTCAATTAGTGGGCAAATCCCGGCTGAGCTTTCCAGATTACCGAATCTTGTTCACTTGTAAGTTTGCAATATCCAGATTTCTGTTTCAGAAGTGTGCCGTTTATCCGTCACTGAACTTGTTtacttaatttcatttcttCCCTTTATTGTTCTGCTGGTCTCTTATGTGTCAATTTATTgctaacatgaaaaatatttgcaGCCTTCTGGATAACAACAATCTATCAGGAACTCTTCCGCCAGATTTATACAAATTGCCGAAATTACTTATACTGTATGGCCCTCTTACTTCCTGGGAAATTATGAATCTTGAGTTTATGGTTTCTTATATCAATACAGTAGATTTTAGCTTCATAGATTTTTGTGTCTAGTAATCTTTGCCTATTTTCATTTTGCAGCCAGCTTGACAATAACCACTTTGATGGGAGCACAATCCCACCTTCTTATGGAAACATGACTCAATTGTTGAAATTGTAAGTGCAAATTGCAACCCTAGATTTGCAAGTATTTGAGAAGTAAAACTTGTCCTCTCTTCTTATGAGGATGTGGGTactgtttgtgtgtgtgtgtaaatgcATGCGAGCAGAACTTAATGCCTTGATGACAAGTCCTATAATTTGACAAGAAGTTGCTTTGACAACGTAtgcctttttttcccttcttgcAATAGCTGTATGTCTGCTGAATCCTCAACTGAACTAGTCTTGCTACCTAACTTGTCAATCATTTTCCTTCAATCAGTTTTGATACACACCAAACTTTTTGATTTGTGATAGATTAATCATacaataaaatttgtaaaatatgGAGTTTTTGAGTATCTTTCTTCTATCATTTCCTTGCCACCTACTGTTTCATTTCATCTTCAATAATCTACTTTGCTGCAGTGAAGACATGTCATGTCAGCTAGTCTAGATTCCGTAAACCTTTCATGTCCTTAGAACCTTTGTgtgatttctcattttattatttagtgtaCAAGCTTCAAAAGTTGTACGTGTTTCTTAATGTGATTGCCGCTGTTCCTTGACTGGCCTTTATCAGGAGTCTCAGGAACTGTAGCTTGCGAGGTCCGATGCCTGACCTGAGCAGGATACCAAATCTTGGCTATCTGTAAGTCCATATATTTTCTATCTGTGGCTTCCACCTGACTGGATAATTATATCATGTTCCTTTCCTGGATAACTCTGctggcttctttttttccacTTACCATGTCAATGTGATTTCTCAGAGACCTCAGTTTCAACCAGCTAGCTGGACCCATACCTCCAAAAAAGCTTTCTGAAAATATTACAACCATGTAAGGTTTCTCCCTATTGCAAATGTTACATGTTCTACATTTTTATAGCAGTTTTCCTAAGTCAAATATATAGATTCTTTGCATAAGACAAATCGCTCAAGTGTCCGGagtattatttgaaattttgaaatcatTACTTTTCCTTCACTCACGACAGCCAAGCTTCTTTGGACGTGATGTTCATTGCTTATTTTGCAGCGATTTATCCAACAACACTCTTAACGGAACTATTCCTGCCTACTTTTCAGACCTTCCTCGACTTCAGCTACTGTGAGCATTTTTCCACTTGCTTTTTCATTCTTTCTCATTGGTTTCCGGTTTCTTAAAGCTGATATTATAGCTAATGTTATTATAGAAGCTGTAACATTTTGATTTTACTGGTGAAGCTTAGATGGTGCCCAAACATATGTAGtatgtattaaattaaattaaattaaatggttCAACTTGGTCATATTCTGTGGCAGGTCAACTGCAAACAATTCATTGAGTGGCTCTGTTCCCTCCACCATCTGGCAAACTAGGACCAACAGGAATGAAGGACTTCACTTGTAAGAGctgaaataaaaatgaacatTTCTTGTTGCGGAAGAGTCTAATGAAAATGCTTTCCTTTAAGTTGTAAATACTCTGAAGCACACTTCTATTCTtgatttctaagaaaaaagaacGAAGACGTGCTGATTTCAGCATACTCTATTAATACCGAAGGTGGATGCTCTAGGATGGTCTAGTTCTTTAGCATCTGATGCTTGTTCCGCTAATCAGCAGTTTTTGATCTTCGACGTTGCAggcattttgaaaacaatagGCTTTCAAATATTTCTGGCAGCACCAGTCTCCCTCAGAATGTCACGCTATGGTTTGCTTCTGCACTAGCATTGCTACACTATGTCTACACGTGCATGATGCTTATCTACCCTTTTTATGAGAATCTTCATCTGCCAAAAATACTGTCACTTTGCATTTGATAGTAGTAAAAGATGTGATATTTAATTTGGTCCTACTTTTGTGGAAAAATATAGAACTTTCGGGCAATCACTTATTGATAccttttctatatgattttcaGGCTTCAAGGAAATCCGGCATGCTTAAATTTCAACATAGTCCGATTTTGTGGATCGCAGAATGGTGATGTGAACAATCAGAGCTCAACAGAATCTAATGTTACCTGTCCCGCTCAATCATGCCCACCCCCTAACGAATATTTCCGAACATCTCCTATATCTTGTTTCTGCGCTGCCCCTTTGATCATCGGATATCGACTGAAAAGTCCTGGTTTCACAAATTTTATCCCCTACAGAGTTGCATTCGAGGACCATTTGACCTCTGGTCTCGAATTGCATCTTTATCAGCTAGACCTTTCTTCAACTATATGGGAAGAAGGACCTCGATTAAAAATGCAGTTGAAGCTTTTTCCTGTCTATGTTAACGAAAACAGTTCTCATACCTTCAATGACAGTGAGGTTCGACGCATCATTACCTTGTTCAGGGGGTGGAACATTCCTGGCAGTCGATTATTCGGGCCTTATGAACTTCTTTACATCAATCTGTTGGATCCTTATACAAATGGTCTGTCTCCTAAACCTATCAgtgttatatcaaaaataaattaatgcttATATcctaattatatatgaatatgTTCTTACTTCATAgacaaactatataaaaaaaaattaattagtggtTGTGGAAAGTTTTTCTGCACTTTCTAAGTGATTGTGGTTTAAAATGTGGAGTGAGTCTCGAATCGTTTGTCTCACTTCCATGAATCTTACAATAATGCTATTTTATTAGTGTTTGCTGATGAAATGAGTTGTGAAGTATTCTAACCAAAATGCAGTCTGTAATTCTTATGTCTGGTGTACTTTCACCGGTGTATGTGCTATATCCCAGTGCTTTTTGTCACCCctcaaaaatctaaaataagcACGGGTGCTCTGGTTGGCGTAGTATTGGGAGCCATCGCAGGAGCAGTTACATTATCAGCAGTTGTTTCTCTTCTTATCGTGAGAAAACGTTCGAGGGACTACCGAGCAATATCAAAAAGACGTCGTGGTGAGTGCCTCACCTTTCCAAGATTAGAATTATGCAaatgttttatctttttgtgtGGTGTTCTGTCTCATATTTGTGCCAAACCAGTAAATCCTaactttaattatatatatagaaatgtaTTGTGAATTCTTCATAACAAAAGTTTATTGCTAGACACAGTTTCATTTTTAACATGCTCCTGTATTTGGGCACAGTATCAAAAGCCTCCCTGAAAATTGAAGGTGTGAAGTACTTTTCTTATGCTGAAATGGCCTTGGCTACCAACAATTTTAATCGGTCCAGCCAAGTTGGTCAAGGGGGTTATGGAAAAGTTTATAAAGGATTTCTCGCTGATGGCAGAACTGTGGCTATAAAACGGGCTGAAGAGGCATCTTTTCAGGGTGAGAGAGAGTTCTTAACAGAAATAGAGTTGCTGTCAAGGGTACATCATCGGAACCTGGTATCTTTGATTGGATTTTGTGATGAAGGTGGCGAACAGGTGCACTCTCAtgtcttttaaatttgagatattTAGTTGAAGTCCACCATTCCTGTTTTTAGCTTGACCAACATTAAACTGCATGCTTCTCATCATCGTGAAGCCAACTCAAGGAAAATTCTCATTTGCGGCATCATTTGGGAAAAAGTTGTATTATCTGTTCCTTTTGTGTGTGCAGATGTTGGTTTACGAGTTCATGTCGAATGGCACTCTCAGAGATCATCTCTCTGGTACATCTCACAATTTTTGTTATagaattccattttttttttatcctaaaacaAGATTGATTCACTTCAAGATTCTGTGTGCTTATCCCAtgggttttatttgatggatcaTGCATCTGGTATCGCAGCGAAGGCAAAAGAACCTTTGAGTTTTGCGACAAGATTGGGAATTGCCCTGGATTCAGCTAAGGGTATCCTCTACTTACATACAGAAGCTGATCCTCCAATATTCCATCGAGATGTCAAGGCAAGCAACATATTATTGGACTCCAGGTATAATGCCAAAGTTGCTGATTTTGGACTCTCAAAACTTGCCCCAGTACCAGACATTGAAGGGGATGTGCCGGGTCATATATCCACGGTCGTGAAGGGTACTCCAGTAAGTCTATCGCACGCACTATGTTTATTGAAACGAATAGAGCCTGAGCCTTTTACATGTATATCTTCCAGTAGCATGATGAAATTCGAAGTTGAAATAGAAACCGGGAGTTAACTGATTCCCTGTATCTCTTCTCTTTAAACTTTGTATTAACTTTGCAGGGTTACCTTGATCCAGAGTACTTTCTGACTGGTAAATTGACAGACAAGAGTGATGTTTATAGCCTTGGTGTCGTATTTCTAGAGCTGTTGACTGGGATGCAACCAATCTCGCACGGCAAAAACATTGTTAAAGAGGTAATGTTTTTTaccatcttctcttcttcttactTGAACTCGAGTTTAAAATTTCTTACtcttatatttatgaaaaatattgattaagaGATCCTGTTGGAGCACCATGTCATGCAAACGAACTTGGCATTCAGTCCCCAAGTCCATTTCATGATGACGAAACATTGTCATCAGTTCAGTTCTCTGAATCTCATAATCTCTGAATTTATGATTCGATAGGTTAATATCGCATATCAAACTGGTATAATCTTCTCTGTCGTTGATGGACGAATGAGGTCTTATCCTTCCGACTGCGTCGACAAGTTCTCAACTCTGGCCATGAAATGTTGCAACTATGAGACGGATGAAAGACCATCAATGATTGATGTGGTCCGGGAACTTGAAAATATGTGGCATATGATGCCAGAATCGGATACTAAAACAACGGATACAATGAGCATTGATATCGGAATGGAAATGACCTCACCCTCTTCATACTCTCTATTGAAGAACCCTTGTGTGTCGTCAGAAGTCTCTAGCAGTAACCTTGTTGGTAGAGTTGCTCCAACCATCACTCCCAGATAAAATGAAATAcaaggaataaaaataaaatggagaaCCAAATTTGGATTGCCATTGCTATAGTGCTTGAAGATTGGATTGGAGGGATTATCTATCAACTTTTTGGTTAGTTTTCATCATAGCTTTCCTTTATATGCATGCAGCTGGGAGTTGATACGCAACCATTACAATTGATTTGATGAAGGAGCATGTCccgtataaaataaataaatagataaataaattatttaagaataataaattatttaggtATCATTTAGTTATTGTcctgtgatttaaaaaaatacaatgagaataaaaatatatttgatgagATGGatggaaataaaattgaatataatatgttttcagAATAATTCTTAAATAGATTTATGTACTTTTAATGTGTAAAGGGAACATATTCTCTctatctcaaatattttttattttttttctctcaaaacaGTAACTAAACTCTAAtttaaatactagttttaagacgaattcaaaaaaataaacttttcaatGGCTATGACAAAacattgtttataaattattatttttaataaatgaatgcactaatatatatatatatatatatatatatatatatatatataatcttaattcctgaataaaaaaggagaatatcctagaaattaaaaaaaaaaattgcaatataGACGGTGGTGTTAACTCATGTTTCTCTTTGCAAAATAAATAGACAAGGAGACCGACCAAAAGAAGGAGAGGAAGGGGCCGGCAGGTCAGGTCCAACACGCAAGCTATAAACTAAGGCAACCGACAAGGTATGAATGGTGGGCTGAGGTTGCAGCCCATATTGACGCAAGCACACACGTACGTCCCAAAACCAAACCGTGTTAGGgttttacttttcttgttcccttctctctcctctctataAATACAAAGCCTCTCCTTTTCTacctctcattttctttctctaggGTTTCTGCGCCGATCTACTGCACACAAAGTCGCCATGGGTAGAAGTaagcttctttctctcttcaacGTCCAAACCCCAATGAATTTCAGTTCTCAACTCGCGTAACGatgattgtttcttttctttcctttaattAGAAATGAGTTTGCTCTCTAATCCGTCCATACATGTAAATCTTAATATTTGTTGAATGAGAAATATGATAAGAATGATTTCGTACCTTTATTCGAgttttcatgcttttttaaattttattcatcgGGTTTTTGTTATAGgttgtctatatttttttttcttttttgtgggtTTAGAATAATTGTTagcttttttattggattatccAAAGCTTTCAGCTTTTTCAATCTATATTCATtgtaaatgatttttctttttattttcaaatccttATATTTGAAGATGGCTATGGTTAAGATTGTGAAACATTTGGAAAAAGGTTTATATTGCTGATGTCTAAGGGATGTGTTGATGGATGGATGAGTCCGTTTTGGTTTATCGATGTTAATCTAGATCTTAATTTTGATACTCCCCattgggatttttttgtttaccaTATTCTTATCTTAAAAAAGGTCATTTCTGCTATTAGTACAATTGCTATTAGTATAATTTCTTCCATTAAGCTGTTTCTTACTCTTCTTTACTTTCCTATTTTTAGGACCTGCAAGATGTTACCGTCAGATCAAAAATAAGCCATACCCAAAATCACGTTACTGCCGTGGTGTGCCTGACTCTAAGATCAGGATTTATGATGTTGGCATGAAGAGGAAGGGAGTTGATGAGTTCCCATTCTGTGTGCACTTGGTGTCCTGGGAGAAGGAGAATGTCTCCAGTGAGGCTCTTGAGGCAGCACGTATTGCTTGCAACAAATACATGGCCAAGTTTGCTGGAAAGGATGCTTTCCATTTGAGAGTCAGGGTTCATCCATTCCATGTGTTGCGAATCAACAAGATGCTTTCATGTGCTGGAGCTGATAGGCTCCAAACTGGCATGAGGGGTGCTTTCGGTAAACCACAGGGAACTTGTGCTAGAGTTGCAATTGGACAGGTTCTTCTGTCTGTTCGCTGCAAGGACAGCAACAGTCACCATGCTCAGGAGGCTCTTCGCCGTGCAAAATTCAAGTTCCCTGGTCGCCAAAAGATTATTGTCAGCAGGAAGTGGTATGcaatttctttcatttgttttgctAACCGTCAGTATGTATCtgttttctatcattttttctGTTACAATCATTGTTATGCATGGAGTAGTGTACATTTTCTTTGTTCTCAGAGGCACACCTGGtgccttgattttttatttttggtgctGCTTTACCGTACTTGAAAAATGAAAGCCTGCCGTGACAAGGCAGttttttctccttgttttgaaagttgtttattttttgtttagttagTGAGGATGCACTTGCAATTAGTAACCTAACCTTGTCTGATAACTGTGATTCTCAGGGGCTTCACCAAGTTTAATCGCAATGATTATTTGAAGTTGAAGGCAGAGAACAAGATTATGTCAGATGGTGTGAATGCCAAGGTGAGTCTTTGTTTAAAATCTGTACTTGCATCCATTTATCCTGTTTCGAACACTGGGTTAAGGGTAATCAAACTGATGATTATGTGTTTCATGCAGCTTCTTGGATGCCATGGACCCTTGGCCAACCGTCAGCCTGGAAGAGCATTCTTATCTGCTACTGCTTAGATCATTTCATTCCTTGAAGGAACTTTGTTCATCTCTTAGCATCTGAGGAATTTATCCATTACTCTTTTTAACTAGTATTGCATGTTGTTGAACTTTTTAAGTTTATTCCAAACTGTACTGAGGATATCGTATGAAATTTCGTGGTATGATGGTGTTTTTGCAATAGTTGAATCAATTTTGGTAACATCTTTTTTCATTCGGCCCCTGCACTGCTAAATTAAGTTGCGGAAGTCTTGTATGATTGTTGGTTGCGGTAGGCTTTCCACGAAGGGTAAAGAGCATTGCCTGAAATAGGGATGGATTCGTTTTTGTGCCAGCGTTGGATCACTACCGTGCTATTCGTGTCCCGAAGCGttgttcatttttctttttggcgAATGGCTCGATCTCTTTCAAACGCTCAGAACAAGACTTTTCTTAAAATCTTCCCAATTCCAATGAGGGATGGCTAGCCAACCAATGAATATTATCCTTCAGCTCTCTGAGATTACGAAAAATATCAGATAAAAAAGTCACGCAATCCCCCTCGTCTTTTGAAACAAACGAGTATATACAGTTGTCTTCATATGCATTGATTTCGCATGATTTTGTCCGAACCACCTTCTATTCATCGGTCTATATTATGGATTGTGTTGGGCTGTACCTGCCCTGATCATTTCTCAGAGAACAGGCACATTTTACAAGCGAGAAACGGGGACAAAACAATGTCTCTTGCCACAAGTATTATTTCCTTtcctcattttatttaaaatacaaaatgtcATTTTACCACAcgagaaataaaactaaattaacacTAAACAAAATGCTATGTTAATAATTTGACCTTTTCCGATGGTCATTTAAGATACCCTAAGGCAGCATTCGCTTCATTGTAATGAAAGAACGATCAAGAAGTCTAAACCAAGCTAAGAATGTTCtactaattaaaattgaaacatAATGGCTTGAATATTGGAGCTTCTCCCTCTTCCTAATCAACCTTTCGGCACATTTCTTTCTAGGCTTCACAACACATCGGTCCTTAACCTCAAATTTCACCTTTTCAGAACCAGCCGGCTTGTCCTTCTTATCATGTCCCTCATCCAACGTTCCTCCATTGATTGTTATGTTCCTTCCCTTTGGTTTTTGAGTGTCGATCATTCCTCCAACCTCGTTGACATTAGCCCTCGCCTCTTTTTGTATCTGAAtgctcttcttctccttctggGCACCAACTGAATTCAAACGAAGCTTCTTCCCCCTTTCTGGTCTATTTTTCAGACCAGCAGACCCTTGTGGTCCCCTCAACACATCCTTCTAGCATTCCATTAGGTCCTACTATTTGAGGTGTTAAGGTAGTGTTCATCGCTTGCAAAACAGTTTTAATACCATTAATGAGCAGCGTGTTTGGGAGTGcagttgtggttgcttttcaaagtgttttttactcagaaatgtatcgaaataatatttttttttattttttaaaaattatttttgacattagcgtatcaaaatgatctaaatatactaaaaaaatattaatttaaaacaaagtaaTTCTTTTGCccttctatttttcaattccttaTATCTTAGTGGCCTAGCAGGTTTCATAAATGGTTTGGTGGTAGTGGGTAGTATGCcatttttattggtgttttaGAGTGTTGTAGGTCAATATTGTAAGGTTTCTATAACTGGATTGAAGAGAGTTCATTTTTATTGGTGATTTTAAGAATGAGTAGATGCTCTTCAGGAGTTATGGCAGTCATATTTATAGGAAAGGATATTTTCTTGTAATCTGGATAAATTGTAAGCTT
This window of the Populus trichocarpa isolate Nisqually-1 chromosome 13, P.trichocarpa_v4.1, whole genome shotgun sequence genome carries:
- the LOC7465190 gene encoding probable LRR receptor-like serine/threonine-protein kinase At1g06840 isoform X3 is translated as MIRNSGAFSLLGMSKSRACTFGAVLLIWLSCSSLLVAAQDGITDPVEVKALQDIKNSLIDINKNLSNWRRGDPCTSNWTGVWCFNTAKEDGYLHVKELQLLNMNLSGTLSPSLGLLSYMEILDFMWNSITGSIPPEIGNIKSLELLLLNGNQLTGPLPEELGYLPKLDRIQIDQNHISGPIPKSFAYLNSTKHFHMNNNSISGQIPAELSRLPNLVHFLLDNNNLSGTLPPDLYKLPKLLILQLDNNHFDGSTIPPSYGNMTQLLKLSLRNCSLRGPMPDLSRIPNLGYLDLSFNQLAGPIPPKKLSENITTIDLSNNTLNGTIPAYFSDLPRLQLLSTANNSLSGSVPSTIWQTRTNRNEGLHLHFENNRLSNISGSTSLPQNVTLWLQGNPACLNFNIVRFCGSQNGDVNNQSSTESNVTCPAQSCPPPNEYFRTSPISCFCAAPLIIGYRLKSPGFTNFIPYRVAFEDHLTSGLELHLYQLDLSSTIWEEGPRLKMQLKLFPVYVNENSSHTFNDSEVRRIITLFRGWNIPGSRLFGPYELLYINLLDPYTNVLFVTPQKSKISTGALVGVVLGAIAGAVTLSAVVSLLIVRKRSRDYRAISKRRRVSKASLKIEGVKYFSYAEMALATNNFNRSSQVGQGGYGKVYKGFLADGRTVAIKRAEEASFQGEREFLTEIELLSRVHHRNLVSLIGFCDEGGEQMLVYEFMSNGTLRDHLSAKAKEPLSFATRLGIALDSAKGILYLHTEADPPIFHRDVKASNILLDSRYNAKVADFGLSKLAPVPDIEGDVPGHISTVVKGTPGYLDPEYFLTGKLTDKSDVYSLGVVFLELLTGMQPISHGKNIVKEVNIAYQTGIIFSVVDGRMRSYPSDCVDKFSTLAMKCCNYETDERPSMIDVVRELENMWHMMPESDTKTTDTMSIDIGMEMTSPSSYSLLKNPCVSSEVSSSNLVGRVAPTITPR
- the LOC7465190 gene encoding probable LRR receptor-like serine/threonine-protein kinase At1g06840 isoform X2 — translated: MIRNSGAFSLLGMSKSRACTFGAVLLIWLCCSSLLVAAQEGITDPVEVKALQDIKNSLIDINKNLSNWRRGDPCTSNWTGVWCFNTAKEDGYLHVKELQLLNMNLSGTLSPSLGLLSYMEILDFMWNSITGSIPPEIGNIKSLELLLLNGNQLTGPLPEELGYLPKLDRIQIDQNHISGPIPKSFAYLNSTKHFHMNNNSISGQIPAELSRLPNLVHFLLDNNNLSGTLPPDLYKLPKLLILQLDNNHFDGSTIPPSYGNMTQLLKLSLRNCSLRGPMPDLSRIPNLGYLDLSFNQLAGPIPPKKLSENITTIDLSNNTLNGTIPAYFSDLPRLQLLSTANNSLSGSVPSTIWQTRTNRNEGLHLHFENNRLSNISGSTSLPQNVTLWLQGNPACLNFNIVRFCGSQNGDVNNQSSTESNVTCPAQSCPPPNEYFRTSPISCFCAAPLIIGYRLKSPGFTNFIPYRVAFEDHLTSGLELHLYQLDLSSTIWEEGPRLKMQLKLFPVYVNENSSHTFNDSEVRRIITLFRGWNIPGSRLFGPYELLYINLLDPYTNVLFVTPQKSKISTGALVGVVLGAIAGAVTLSAVVSLLIVRKRSRDYRAISKRRRVSKASLKIEGVKYFSYAEMALATNNFNRSSQVGQGGYGKVYKGFLADGRTVAIKRAEEASFQGEREFLTEIELLSRVHHRNLVSLIGFCDEGGEQMLVYEFMSNGTLRDHLSAKAKEPLSFATRLGIALDSAKGILYLHTEADPPIFHRDVKASNILLDSRYNAKVADFGLSKLAPVPDIEGDVPGHISTVVKGTPGYLDPEYFLTGKLTDKSDVYSLGVVFLELLTGMQPISHGKNIVKEVNIAYQTGIIFSVVDGRMRSYPSDCVDKFSTLAMKCCNYETDERPSMIDVVRELENMWHMMPESDTKTTDTMSIDIGMEMTSPSSYSLLKNPCVSSEVSSSNLVGRVAPTITPR
- the LOC7465190 gene encoding probable LRR receptor-like serine/threonine-protein kinase At1g06840 isoform X4, yielding MIRNSGAFSLLGMSKSRACTFGAVLLIWLCCSSLLVAAQEGITDPVEVKALQDIKNSLIDINKNLSNWRRGDPCTSNWTGVWCFNTAKEDGYLHVKELQLLNMNLSGTLSPSLGLLSYMEILDFMWNSITGSIPPEIGNIKSLELLLLNGNQLTGPLPEELGYLPKLDRIQIDQNHISGPIPKSFAYLNSTKHFHMNNNSISGQIPAELSRLPNLVHFLLDNNNLSGTLPPDLYKLPKLLILQLDNNHFDGSTIPPSYGNMTQLLKLSLRNCSLRGPMPDLSRIPNLGYLDLSFNQLAGPIPPKKLSENITTIDLSNNTLNGTIPAYFSDLPRLQLLSTANNSLSGSVPSTIWQTRTNRNEGLHLHFENNRLSNISGSTSLPQNVTLWLQGNPACLNFNIVRFCGSQNGDVNNQSSTESNVTCPAQSCPPPNEYFRTSPISCFCAAPLIIGYRLKSPGFTNFIPYRVAFEDHLTSGLELHLYQLDLSSTIWEEGPRLKMQLKLFPVYVNENSSHTFNDSEVRRIITLFRGWNIPGSRLFGPYELLYINLLDPYTNVLFVTPQKSKISTGALVGVVLGAIAGAVTLSAVVSLLIVRKRSRDYRAISKRRRVSKASLKIEGVKYFSYAEMALATNNFNRSSQVGQGGYGKVYKGFLADGRTVAIKRAEEASFQGEREFLTEIELLSRVHHRNLVSLIGFCDEGGEQMLVYEFMSNGTLRDHLSAKAKEPLSFATRLGIALDSAKGILYLHTEADPPIFHRDVKASNILLDSRYNAKVADFGLSKLAPVPDIEGDVPGHISTVVKGTPGYLDPEYFLTGKLTDKSDVYSLGVVFLELLTGMQPISHGKNIVKETRRPTKRRRGRGRQVRSNTQAIN